In Stenotrophomonas sp. 610A2, one DNA window encodes the following:
- a CDS encoding immunoglobulin domain-containing family protein yields the protein MSKFTLSLTHSFDMDDQGNKIAHRILVPSRRPNGRPITLVSKDTIDWKAYFMGAWAPMGVVKLQLGFKKDTDVQGLMWAVHDLLETVGPLDKVAVAV from the coding sequence GTGTCCAAATTCACTCTCAGTTTGACCCACTCATTCGACATGGACGATCAAGGCAACAAGATTGCCCATCGCATCCTGGTTCCCTCACGCCGTCCCAATGGAAGGCCGATCACCTTGGTCTCCAAGGACACCATAGACTGGAAAGCCTACTTCATGGGTGCTTGGGCGCCGATGGGTGTGGTGAAGCTACAACTGGGTTTCAAGAAGGATACGGATGTGCAGGGTTTGATGTGGGCCGTGCACGATCTTCTGGAAACGGTTGGGCCTCTGGACAAGGTTGCGGTGGCCGTATGA
- a CDS encoding DUF6573 family protein: MFDHTDIIFSYTRAQAIADGVLIDLTEEAAKHGFRIPFACTESIWQEIEWGEHDKPGAGQCTEGRLYDVLHMAILRASQAKEASQVEVQVWMVPWAGDSMVGKLYTYKLHVGPGDQGEPVITLMQLHED; this comes from the coding sequence ATGTTCGACCACACCGATATCATTTTCAGCTACACCCGCGCCCAGGCCATCGCTGATGGGGTGCTGATTGACTTGACCGAAGAGGCAGCCAAGCACGGCTTCAGGATCCCCTTCGCATGCACCGAAAGCATCTGGCAGGAGATCGAGTGGGGTGAGCATGATAAGCCCGGGGCAGGACAATGCACGGAAGGGCGGCTTTACGATGTTCTGCACATGGCAATCCTCCGCGCATCGCAGGCGAAGGAAGCCAGCCAAGTTGAGGTCCAGGTTTGGATGGTGCCTTGGGCAGGAGACTCGATGGTGGGCAAGCTCTACACCTACAAGCTACATGTGGGACCTGGCGACCAGGGAGAGCCTGTCATCACTCTGATGCAGCTGCACGAAGATTGA
- a CDS encoding ankyrin repeat domain-containing protein, producing MTKADQYATDLIQAVQSCDLEVLRGLIQRIEAEAEWEWMEAYTAPGRSGSAEIPRQVNYIDSTFGPMGLTALHVAAKGYAAHTEEYGQVFNEMIRLLVAAGADPCLAFGQKRVMRSVAGIEVPVMVDMGRTIAEECKGKLAPALLDAYAALPSDTPDLPKDSRPSFCERKSLEKLAA from the coding sequence ATGACCAAAGCTGATCAATACGCAACGGATCTCATCCAGGCTGTTCAATCTTGTGATCTGGAAGTTCTACGAGGTCTCATTCAGAGGATTGAAGCTGAGGCAGAGTGGGAGTGGATGGAAGCTTATACGGCGCCTGGCCGTAGTGGATCCGCAGAAATTCCACGCCAAGTGAACTACATCGATAGCACATTCGGGCCAATGGGCCTGACAGCACTCCATGTTGCTGCGAAGGGCTACGCCGCTCACACCGAGGAATACGGCCAGGTATTCAATGAGATGATCCGACTCCTGGTAGCTGCGGGCGCGGACCCATGTCTGGCATTCGGTCAGAAAAGAGTAATGCGAAGCGTGGCAGGTATTGAAGTGCCGGTCATGGTGGACATGGGTAGAACCATCGCCGAGGAATGCAAAGGGAAGTTGGCGCCTGCGTTGCTCGATGCCTATGCAGCGCTGCCATCGGATACGCCGGATCTACCGAAAGATAGTCGCCCATCCTTCTGCGAACGCAAGTCATTGGAAAAACTCGCCGCCTAA
- a CDS encoding ParA family protein: MRICTYNAKGGVGRTTTTINLAGYFAQDLSLRVLVADCDPQGSALAWAALADETPFVVGRTRSRGFDIEITDMPPTLPPNGVLPEADIFVIPTLLDGVSFVVFLRTMELIRKRGLPYVVVANRVNPRRAEHRDRLQSEALRGAVVIHERAAFASYYAQGQTLFEMTGPYIQPARTEISRVAAAIEETLKGART, encoded by the coding sequence ATGCGCATATGCACCTACAACGCCAAAGGCGGGGTTGGCCGAACCACGACCACAATCAATCTCGCGGGCTATTTCGCTCAGGATCTGAGTTTGCGGGTTCTTGTTGCTGACTGTGATCCCCAGGGTTCAGCCCTGGCATGGGCAGCACTGGCAGATGAGACACCTTTCGTTGTCGGGCGAACTCGTAGCCGTGGATTTGATATTGAGATCACGGACATGCCACCCACGCTCCCACCCAATGGCGTGCTCCCGGAGGCTGACATCTTCGTGATCCCAACCCTGCTGGATGGGGTTAGCTTCGTGGTCTTCCTTCGCACCATGGAGCTCATCCGGAAGCGTGGCTTGCCCTATGTTGTAGTGGCTAATCGGGTCAATCCCAGGCGTGCCGAGCACCGGGATCGGTTGCAATCGGAAGCTCTCAGGGGTGCCGTGGTCATACACGAGCGAGCGGCGTTTGCCAGCTACTACGCCCAGGGGCAGACACTATTCGAGATGACCGGGCCCTACATCCAGCCAGCCAGAACCGAGATATCCCGGGTGGCCGCGGCCATTGAAGAGACATTGAAGGGAGCTAGGACATGA
- a CDS encoding HNH endonuclease, whose product MQASPSHIEVITQAITAATEYRFQPFKPYQLRSRFNDQAPRCPYCRIELASLPKRQVALNFIVPRNLGGPEGSKNLLPCCRACALRKSYNDLLAWPPFTQLPDSERAPLLARRSAILLQARNHLTPHSRNADRSTVIRHLENRFSSPRFLVFAARGLDSSWIGWHDKTGAPQAHDLAAVLLRYQALAAPVSTSPITLFQVDNGAFLDVIWALIEHHALVQPLAISSLAPPTLDASDWRNCWSRTFTGIRDLTRRYSLLEPEVAPSPPVQLSQSYGATWMRNRKEALAAPLRKANDRRAWLQAKADYENRMKQDGASGLPGMSAMEIVEARLEILRLERVYKGIGANEKAPE is encoded by the coding sequence ATGCAAGCAAGCCCCTCCCATATCGAAGTGATCACCCAAGCCATCACCGCAGCCACTGAATATCGTTTTCAGCCGTTCAAGCCGTATCAGCTCCGGTCCCGTTTCAACGATCAGGCTCCGCGTTGCCCCTACTGTCGTATCGAACTGGCCAGCCTCCCCAAGCGCCAGGTCGCCTTGAACTTCATCGTTCCCCGCAACCTTGGTGGCCCCGAAGGTTCTAAAAATCTGCTGCCCTGTTGCCGCGCCTGCGCCCTGCGTAAGTCCTACAACGATCTCCTAGCCTGGCCCCCGTTCACCCAACTTCCCGATTCCGAACGCGCTCCCCTGCTAGCCCGACGTTCCGCAATCCTTCTCCAAGCTCGCAACCATCTCACGCCGCATTCTCGCAATGCAGATCGCTCAACCGTCATCCGCCACTTGGAAAACCGCTTCAGCTCCCCCCGCTTCCTGGTCTTTGCCGCCCGAGGTTTGGACTCCTCGTGGATCGGCTGGCATGACAAGACAGGCGCGCCCCAAGCCCATGACCTGGCCGCGGTGCTGCTCCGATATCAGGCCCTCGCCGCACCCGTCTCTACCTCCCCGATCACCCTCTTTCAGGTGGACAACGGCGCCTTCCTCGACGTGATCTGGGCGCTCATCGAGCACCACGCCCTGGTGCAACCCTTGGCAATTTCCAGCCTCGCACCTCCAACCCTGGATGCATCCGACTGGCGCAATTGCTGGTCGCGCACCTTCACCGGCATACGTGATTTGACCCGCCGCTACTCTCTGCTTGAACCGGAAGTTGCCCCCTCGCCCCCTGTGCAGCTCTCGCAAAGCTATGGGGCAACCTGGATGCGCAATCGTAAGGAGGCCCTGGCCGCGCCTCTTAGGAAAGCCAATGACCGGCGCGCCTGGTTGCAGGCAAAGGCGGACTACGAGAACCGTATGAAGCAAGACGGAGCGAGCGGGTTACCGGGTATGTCCGCCATGGAGATCGTGGAAGCGCGGCTGGAGATCCTCCGCCTCGAGCGAGTATACAAAGGCATCGGGGCGAACGAGAAAGCTCCCGAATAA
- a CDS encoding DEAD/DEAH box helicase family protein has product MKFPHNLLDLLDIAEGIASKFQKKSEIHNPEAPATVRQRCAKEAWDRYDNIVGRFDVSNRVPGRELVNVLVEDVEKLTKLGARYDVEAKGWRVPEAISDLTPFKAWWPEVAPDLLDKTPRMLMTKEGRRIEGYVLGEDSYHGSDSTATPIMYAALPVIAALAWCLWPLSQSIAMLSTLLALPFIVALGQGEGPVEAIKSTILLLVLPLAASLILGNSAASAGGSQLLAAFSGLGIGGKLGGLAVAMLILPVIVLIWGLIFEDEATAAGFNTFFERVKDAIKWSAILAAFGVVVSFLPAYMAPIYCFLMACMYPMVYSEKNYKARNTELKEQGEEYNLGTQGALSNAHVPARESQALNAHKDKSPIINFGRATGHQTAKQFAYAPDAGGEMSLSCLDLTMHMLGFGATGSGKTSVGARNIILQYKQSRWGGALIRCGKGTLPGELRGIIDIMIEPGMKFALMEGLDAEQLAIALKSVGSKPGKNTSEIWDNGANTFIDHLTVILEALRDHEIVYKDVAIKKARQLETMLLYQSAELIKQEKRQQDTTALKSVIQSLEKNLKFWTSAYASERKWRWNVESLNRLKVILNSPIETPSKQMIAGKEFQAIAHFLGLDDNPRRAIECPELIHPDIGKGSLLDDSLNYGLKVWPNTGEQRTSYMANVDDKLNPLMRGKHLRDENGTAWYLLEKGADVGQALYGKFVGVNLPVNIHGRAALIVQALVRQRIYSGVKKRAEFGSKWREMLPGQMPLMDMCDECQLIVSEEETAMAPIGRSMSMSMVFFTQGYESLENRLGREGAAEFANTFQSIFSLKASIQTYDYLLKRFGTAQMVRFPKATVGLDYSGGIENAIHSPLSDLNHPGRSLMRKLERMGAGRLVGMPDDDDNEFHGQQVRSRKASAITKTIKIPSGGVKEIMPVFLPEEYSALLVPQGRAILWLNRAGAPRVDVAQMNYVPEDAMLEKVEEV; this is encoded by the coding sequence ATGAAGTTTCCCCACAATCTGCTTGACCTTCTGGATATCGCAGAGGGCATCGCGTCCAAGTTCCAGAAGAAGAGCGAGATCCACAATCCAGAGGCGCCAGCGACAGTGCGCCAGCGCTGCGCCAAGGAAGCGTGGGATCGCTACGACAACATCGTTGGCCGGTTCGACGTATCCAATCGCGTGCCCGGCCGAGAACTGGTCAATGTCCTCGTGGAAGATGTCGAGAAGCTCACCAAGCTGGGAGCTCGCTACGACGTCGAAGCCAAAGGATGGCGCGTTCCCGAGGCGATCTCAGACTTGACACCGTTCAAGGCCTGGTGGCCCGAGGTGGCGCCTGATCTCCTGGACAAGACCCCCAGGATGCTCATGACCAAAGAGGGTCGCCGCATCGAGGGCTATGTCCTAGGTGAGGACAGCTACCACGGCTCCGATAGCACCGCGACGCCCATCATGTATGCCGCCCTGCCTGTCATTGCGGCGTTGGCCTGGTGCCTGTGGCCCCTGAGCCAATCCATAGCCATGCTGTCCACCTTGCTGGCCCTGCCGTTCATTGTTGCCTTGGGCCAAGGCGAGGGCCCGGTGGAGGCGATCAAATCGACCATCCTGCTCCTCGTCCTGCCCTTGGCTGCTAGCTTGATCTTGGGAAACAGCGCGGCTTCTGCCGGCGGTTCCCAGTTACTAGCGGCATTCAGCGGTCTTGGAATAGGTGGAAAGCTGGGTGGTCTCGCCGTAGCAATGTTGATCCTGCCGGTCATTGTTCTGATTTGGGGCCTGATCTTCGAGGATGAAGCAACGGCAGCGGGCTTCAATACCTTCTTTGAACGGGTCAAGGACGCCATCAAGTGGAGCGCGATCCTGGCTGCTTTCGGGGTTGTCGTCAGCTTCCTGCCTGCCTACATGGCACCGATCTACTGTTTCCTCATGGCCTGCATGTATCCGATGGTCTACTCGGAGAAGAACTACAAGGCAAGGAACACAGAGCTGAAAGAGCAGGGCGAGGAATACAACTTGGGCACGCAGGGTGCTCTATCCAATGCCCATGTGCCGGCGCGTGAATCCCAGGCTTTGAATGCCCACAAGGACAAGTCCCCAATTATCAATTTTGGCAGGGCCACAGGACACCAAACGGCCAAACAGTTCGCGTATGCGCCTGATGCTGGCGGAGAAATGTCTTTGTCCTGCTTGGATCTCACTATGCACATGTTGGGGTTTGGAGCTACAGGGTCCGGCAAAACATCCGTTGGTGCACGCAACATCATCCTTCAATACAAGCAGTCTCGTTGGGGCGGCGCATTGATCCGGTGCGGCAAAGGAACACTTCCGGGCGAGCTGCGCGGGATCATCGACATCATGATTGAGCCCGGCATGAAGTTCGCGTTGATGGAAGGCTTGGATGCGGAGCAGCTGGCCATTGCATTGAAGTCGGTGGGCAGCAAGCCTGGGAAAAACACTTCGGAGATTTGGGACAACGGCGCCAACACCTTCATTGACCACTTGACGGTCATTCTCGAAGCACTTCGCGACCATGAGATTGTTTACAAAGATGTTGCCATCAAGAAAGCGAGACAGTTAGAGACCATGCTTCTCTACCAAAGCGCTGAGCTGATCAAGCAGGAGAAGAGACAGCAAGATACAACAGCACTGAAGAGTGTCATCCAGAGCCTTGAAAAGAACCTAAAGTTCTGGACATCAGCATATGCATCGGAACGTAAGTGGCGGTGGAATGTGGAGTCACTGAACCGATTGAAGGTCATCCTGAACTCGCCAATCGAAACGCCTAGCAAGCAAATGATTGCCGGCAAGGAGTTTCAGGCCATTGCACATTTCCTGGGGCTCGATGATAACCCTAGGAGAGCCATCGAGTGTCCTGAGTTGATCCACCCTGACATCGGCAAGGGTTCGCTTCTTGACGACTCCCTGAACTATGGATTGAAGGTTTGGCCGAATACTGGCGAGCAGCGCACCAGTTATATGGCCAACGTCGATGACAAGCTCAATCCATTGATGCGCGGCAAGCATCTGAGAGACGAAAATGGCACCGCTTGGTATCTGCTAGAGAAGGGCGCAGACGTTGGCCAAGCCTTGTATGGCAAGTTCGTAGGCGTGAACCTGCCAGTGAACATTCATGGCCGTGCCGCTCTGATCGTCCAGGCACTAGTGCGCCAGCGCATCTACTCAGGCGTCAAGAAACGAGCCGAGTTCGGTTCCAAGTGGCGTGAGATGTTGCCTGGACAAATGCCGCTAATGGATATGTGCGATGAGTGCCAGCTCATCGTGAGCGAAGAAGAGACTGCTATGGCCCCGATTGGACGCAGCATGTCGATGAGCATGGTCTTCTTTACTCAGGGGTATGAATCCTTGGAGAACCGATTGGGTCGGGAAGGAGCGGCAGAGTTCGCCAACACATTCCAGTCCATCTTCTCTCTCAAGGCTTCAATCCAAACCTACGACTACCTGTTGAAGCGTTTCGGCACTGCTCAGATGGTCAGGTTCCCCAAGGCAACAGTGGGCTTGGACTACTCGGGCGGTATCGAGAACGCCATCCACTCGCCGTTGTCTGATCTTAACCACCCTGGTCGCAGCCTCATGAGGAAGTTGGAGCGTATGGGCGCGGGCCGCCTGGTTGGCATGCCGGATGACGACGACAACGAGTTCCATGGACAGCAAGTGCGTAGCCGTAAGGCGAGCGCCATCACGAAGACGATCAAGATCCCCTCTGGTGGCGTGAAGGAAATCATGCCGGTCTTCTTGCCGGAGGAGTATTCCGCACTGCTGGTTCCGCAGGGCCGCGCCATTCTTTGGCTCAACCGTGCGGGCGCACCTCGAGTGGATGTGGCGCAGATGAACTATGTGCCTGAGGACGCCATGCTCGAAAAGGTAGAGGAAGTCTGA
- a CDS encoding murein L,D-transpeptidase catalytic domain family protein, producing the protein MRLLAAALLALSLLPGLTFAIGAEDLVKAAPNLTYGVAQRALDAVECSITADQEIDKLIVVDMSQGAKSRRLWAFDLKDQAMPKMILNDRVAHGAGSDRAGTGIASKFSNTPNSHMTSLGLYKIAERYKGKNGFSRRLDGLLARWNSNARNRAVVMHPSNYVNENRVGRSQGCPAVNQQTMDALEAAGLSNAVLWIDGPEPQLAQEVADCAAKKRMRFEIERVKFETQFFTAMEYDGHGISASPIDIFNERVDTSFPVWSLDAPMPLIASMKMNVVMDCTSQEWSVDHWVQGVCPERNAFEAMVLPNTEPALQLGNGHTYKDRRFPDRVAATAWGPHA; encoded by the coding sequence ATGAGACTACTTGCCGCGGCGCTACTGGCGCTTTCACTGCTACCTGGATTGACCTTCGCCATCGGCGCAGAGGATTTGGTCAAGGCAGCCCCTAATCTCACCTATGGTGTCGCCCAGCGTGCACTGGATGCCGTTGAGTGCAGCATCACCGCTGACCAGGAGATCGACAAGCTCATTGTTGTAGACATGAGCCAAGGTGCCAAGAGCCGCCGCCTATGGGCCTTCGATTTGAAGGATCAGGCTATGCCCAAGATGATCCTCAATGACCGCGTTGCCCACGGTGCCGGATCGGACCGCGCCGGCACTGGAATTGCCTCCAAGTTCTCAAATACCCCGAACTCCCATATGACCTCTCTGGGCCTCTACAAGATTGCCGAGCGCTACAAGGGCAAGAATGGTTTTAGCCGCAGGCTCGATGGCCTCTTGGCTCGCTGGAACTCCAATGCCCGCAATCGGGCCGTGGTCATGCACCCGAGCAACTATGTCAACGAGAACCGCGTAGGGCGCAGCCAGGGCTGTCCAGCGGTAAACCAGCAAACCATGGATGCCTTGGAAGCCGCAGGCCTTTCAAATGCTGTGCTGTGGATCGATGGGCCAGAACCCCAGTTAGCACAAGAGGTTGCCGACTGCGCGGCCAAGAAACGCATGCGCTTTGAGATCGAGCGAGTGAAGTTTGAAACGCAGTTCTTCACCGCCATGGAGTATGACGGCCACGGTATTTCAGCGTCCCCTATCGATATCTTCAATGAAAGGGTAGATACAAGCTTCCCCGTATGGAGTTTGGATGCGCCCATGCCGCTCATCGCTTCGATGAAGATGAATGTGGTCATGGACTGCACGAGCCAGGAATGGTCTGTTGATCACTGGGTTCAAGGAGTCTGCCCGGAGCGCAATGCATTTGAGGCCATGGTCTTGCCGAATACGGAGCCTGCCTTACAACTGGGGAATGGACACACATACAAAGACCGTCGGTTTCCTGACAGAGTTGCTGCGACCGCTTGGGGTCCACACGCCTGA
- a CDS encoding ankyrin repeat domain-containing protein, protein MGLTWRVGSPRGLPWLLIELDYEGETSEFSTCMPISAAKLERDFLDPALHHGEGDGILIDYVMEQLDEQDRAEFWSDLTEDCHTFEKFYLSIDSVKAGCLKHDLLRRAANTGNLEAVNAALELGGAPNAPDLLSNCALHFAAAKGFTHLIAPLIDAGARVDEIGNLGQTALHMAARGSHAETCLALMAHGADVRALDQLGRTPLQLHANTVLERHTREQAPSL, encoded by the coding sequence ATGGGGCTGACCTGGCGTGTTGGTTCTCCCCGCGGTCTTCCCTGGCTACTCATTGAACTGGACTACGAGGGTGAGACGAGCGAGTTCTCTACTTGCATGCCGATATCGGCTGCGAAGCTTGAACGCGATTTCCTAGACCCAGCGCTACACCACGGGGAGGGCGATGGCATCCTGATCGACTATGTCATGGAGCAGCTTGATGAGCAGGATCGGGCAGAGTTCTGGTCAGACCTCACCGAGGATTGCCACACCTTCGAGAAATTCTATCTGAGCATCGACAGCGTCAAAGCCGGTTGCTTGAAGCATGACTTGCTCAGGAGAGCCGCCAATACGGGAAATCTGGAAGCCGTCAATGCGGCCCTGGAACTGGGCGGTGCGCCCAATGCCCCAGACCTGCTTTCTAACTGTGCTCTGCACTTTGCCGCGGCCAAGGGCTTCACCCATCTCATTGCTCCGCTAATCGACGCTGGTGCCCGTGTCGATGAGATCGGCAACCTGGGCCAGACAGCACTTCACATGGCAGCGCGTGGCTCTCACGCTGAAACCTGCCTGGCATTGATGGCGCATGGCGCTGATGTCAGAGCATTAGACCAGCTGGGGCGCACCCCTTTGCAGCTGCATGCCAACACCGTCTTGGAGCGCCACACCCGTGAGCAAGCCCCAAGTCTATGA
- a CDS encoding type IV secretion system DNA-binding domain-containing protein translates to MSKPQVYDAFGSVPATVPPSVKVRYWHEALLLGPLVFLALYYGLAWLFYNPPFAPADLEGYWSYLANHGLLTALHFLMGGYALDEPARIFWAEVRPYQLAGIARALAPLLIASGIAGRLTAILLRPRSNLRHLAGPRLLDGKEALAEARRRSMSPKLAATNTGNLAIHPAWVMSKKLWARHVFGYGSVGSGKTQWLLGVVQQILERNLKLFLFDVKGDFTSYFKKPIILCPFDARSYVWDIAKDVRTPSQAAAFAASIIPEDSSGSGGKFWTTGAQQLTAGVVRGLQNEKGTEWTWADLARGCAQGAPGMLEEMKKHYPKAAPLVENTEGQTTASLLATLSSYTRVIDDLALAWPRIGKRRFSITDWVKDDYQGRKQVIVQSGSDPQLTRAYISAMVNIAVGTIISPSLPDNEEGRFIGFILDELPSLGKIQIGPLIDKGRSKGVVFIGLVQDLAQLRQVYGDNEAKAMSSMVGTHIIFQVQMGETRRELAALLGKKKVSVIPHGEKPVAREEGKDVLHADDLTNRLGFAKGKQFGPNGWGIRAIVVSSSFKDPLLLDFPGQQLPKVREGQVTATWTTRPAGISAGYMPPAAPERKATVEEQMATAQVLKRGLTEEEIQRMLS, encoded by the coding sequence GTGAGCAAGCCCCAAGTCTATGACGCGTTCGGAAGCGTCCCGGCAACCGTCCCGCCGTCAGTCAAGGTGCGCTATTGGCATGAAGCCCTGTTGCTGGGCCCATTGGTCTTCCTGGCGCTCTACTATGGCCTCGCATGGCTGTTCTACAACCCGCCCTTTGCACCGGCCGACCTAGAAGGCTACTGGTCCTATCTGGCCAACCATGGCCTCCTGACCGCTTTGCACTTCCTCATGGGCGGATATGCCCTGGATGAGCCTGCACGGATCTTCTGGGCCGAGGTGCGGCCCTATCAACTGGCAGGGATCGCAAGGGCCTTGGCTCCTCTCCTGATCGCCTCTGGCATCGCTGGCAGGCTTACGGCCATTCTCTTGCGTCCCAGGTCCAACCTGCGGCACCTGGCTGGGCCGCGGCTCCTGGATGGTAAGGAAGCCTTGGCCGAAGCGCGCCGCCGCTCCATGAGCCCCAAGTTGGCCGCTACCAATACCGGCAACCTGGCGATCCACCCAGCATGGGTCATGAGCAAGAAGCTCTGGGCGCGCCACGTCTTTGGCTACGGTTCGGTTGGCTCAGGTAAGACCCAATGGCTGCTTGGCGTCGTGCAGCAGATCTTGGAGCGAAACCTGAAACTCTTTCTTTTCGACGTCAAAGGCGACTTCACCAGCTACTTCAAGAAGCCGATCATCCTGTGCCCATTCGATGCTCGTTCCTATGTCTGGGATATCGCTAAGGACGTGCGCACGCCATCGCAGGCGGCAGCGTTCGCAGCCTCGATCATCCCCGAGGACAGCAGCGGCTCAGGAGGGAAGTTCTGGACCACGGGCGCGCAACAGCTCACTGCGGGCGTGGTCAGAGGATTGCAGAACGAGAAGGGCACGGAGTGGACCTGGGCTGATCTGGCGCGAGGTTGCGCACAAGGCGCTCCGGGCATGCTGGAAGAGATGAAGAAGCACTATCCGAAGGCTGCCCCTTTGGTTGAGAACACCGAGGGTCAGACCACGGCCAGCCTCTTGGCCACGCTATCGAGCTACACCCGTGTCATTGATGATCTTGCGCTGGCTTGGCCGCGGATCGGCAAGCGTAGGTTCTCTATCACGGACTGGGTAAAGGATGACTATCAAGGACGCAAGCAAGTCATTGTGCAATCGGGATCGGATCCACAACTCACCCGCGCCTACATCTCTGCCATGGTCAACATCGCAGTGGGGACGATCATTTCCCCCTCACTTCCCGACAACGAAGAGGGCCGCTTTATCGGGTTCATTCTGGACGAGCTACCAAGCCTAGGAAAGATCCAGATTGGCCCACTCATCGACAAGGGCCGCTCAAAGGGTGTGGTGTTCATCGGGCTGGTGCAAGACCTCGCACAGCTTAGACAAGTCTACGGCGACAACGAAGCCAAGGCTATGAGTTCGATGGTGGGCACTCACATAATCTTTCAGGTGCAAATGGGCGAGACACGGCGGGAGCTGGCAGCCTTGCTTGGCAAGAAAAAGGTTTCTGTCATCCCGCATGGTGAAAAGCCAGTAGCTCGGGAGGAGGGCAAGGACGTGTTGCATGCCGATGACCTCACCAACCGCCTAGGATTCGCCAAGGGCAAGCAGTTCGGGCCCAATGGCTGGGGCATCCGTGCCATTGTCGTTTCGAGCTCTTTCAAAGATCCGCTGCTACTGGACTTCCCTGGCCAGCAGCTTCCAAAGGTCAGGGAGGGGCAGGTAACGGCTACATGGACAACTCGGCCTGCTGGCATCAGTGCTGGCTATATGCCGCCTGCTGCACCAGAGCGAAAGGCCACGGTGGAAGAACAGATGGCCACGGCTCAGGTGTTGAAGAGGGGCCTGACTGAGGAAGAGATCCAACGGATGTTGAGCTGA
- a CDS encoding COG3904 family protein, producing MSYFKWAVAGVLLWGLLGCERQEVVSPPVEKPAAVPAAVDVPEVPPIVPEAPASEGPKVPDSSAAEGLLRARLPKLKALSEENRKVALTVDDETWIGTIYNEIDSREHACFILGGLLDKVKEAEPARIQFKPDHALLTTENANDLRIMSNSIDNFVAHAEAILERSRDERILQWNLDCVGQLGISKGAFIAQDGQSTFYIVKNEGHVLQVLGDIEPGYAKQVIDAINANPSVKVVALGSGGGLVYEAMKAGAFIRSRGLETVLWNGCYSACPLVFMAGVRRENWSPYPVLGFHQVYTDNGVAAPLDSQVYKDIYQYLVVMDVEPRYVIQKMWSAPPNDMAIVEPGDESPCNASVFTWVQRGCTSPKWTPRPEE from the coding sequence ATGAGCTATTTCAAGTGGGCAGTCGCAGGCGTGCTGCTCTGGGGTCTATTGGGCTGCGAGAGACAGGAAGTCGTTAGCCCGCCAGTGGAGAAGCCCGCTGCGGTGCCGGCTGCGGTCGACGTCCCAGAGGTGCCACCTATTGTCCCAGAAGCCCCTGCATCAGAAGGGCCAAAGGTTCCGGACAGCAGCGCCGCAGAAGGTCTCCTGCGTGCACGCTTGCCCAAGCTTAAAGCCCTCTCAGAAGAGAACCGGAAAGTAGCCCTGACAGTTGACGATGAGACATGGATCGGAACTATCTACAACGAAATTGATTCCAGGGAGCACGCGTGCTTCATCCTGGGTGGACTGCTCGATAAAGTGAAAGAAGCTGAACCAGCTAGGATTCAGTTCAAGCCGGACCATGCATTGCTGACAACAGAGAACGCTAACGATTTGCGCATCATGAGCAATTCAATTGACAACTTTGTTGCCCATGCGGAAGCCATTCTTGAAAGGTCAAGAGATGAACGAATTCTGCAATGGAACCTTGATTGTGTTGGCCAGCTAGGGATATCAAAAGGTGCTTTCATTGCGCAAGATGGACAGTCAACTTTCTACATCGTCAAGAACGAAGGGCATGTCCTTCAAGTGCTAGGCGACATCGAACCGGGCTATGCGAAGCAAGTAATTGATGCGATCAATGCAAATCCAAGCGTCAAAGTCGTTGCTCTGGGTAGTGGCGGCGGTCTTGTCTACGAAGCCATGAAGGCGGGAGCATTCATTAGATCCAGGGGCTTAGAAACGGTTCTTTGGAATGGCTGCTATTCAGCTTGTCCACTTGTATTTATGGCTGGCGTGCGTCGAGAAAACTGGTCGCCATATCCAGTCTTGGGTTTTCACCAGGTCTATACCGATAACGGTGTGGCAGCGCCCTTGGACAGCCAGGTCTACAAGGATATCTACCAATATCTTGTTGTAATGGATGTCGAACCCAGATATGTCATCCAGAAGATGTGGAGTGCTCCTCCGAACGACATGGCAATTGTTGAACCCGGGGATGAGTCGCCTTGCAATGCGAGCGTCTTCACATGGGTCCAACGCGGCTGCACCAGCCCAAAGTGGACGCCCCGCCCGGAAGAATGA